One stretch of Priestia megaterium DNA includes these proteins:
- the fliE gene encoding flagellar hook-basal body complex protein FliE, which translates to MINGISNQTAIAKTAASTSTGQTTQQFSTFLKDSINELNNTQRASDIATEKLAKGENVELQDVMITAQKASITMQTALEIRNKAVEAYQEMMRMQM; encoded by the coding sequence ATGATTAATGGTATCAGCAATCAAACAGCAATAGCAAAAACAGCAGCTTCTACTAGCACTGGACAAACAACTCAACAGTTTTCAACGTTTTTAAAAGACTCAATCAATGAGTTAAACAATACTCAACGCGCTTCAGATATAGCGACTGAAAAGCTTGCTAAAGGAGAAAACGTCGAACTCCAAGATGTAATGATTACTGCTCAAAAAGCAAGTATTACGATGCAAACGGCTCTTGAAATACGCAATAAAGCTGTTGAAGCCTATCAGGAAATGATGAGAATGCAAATGTAA
- the flgC gene encoding flagellar basal body rod protein FlgC, with translation MLVDYKSLLLLHIVQDLWQPYKRKMVVMQSDRSPSFSSLLHSEINKSQNNGVKVTDIVEDNTPFNLVYNPTHPDANDQGYVQMPNVDPLKEMTDLISATRSYEANVTVFNTNKSILTKALEIGK, from the coding sequence ATACTAGTTGATTACAAATCGTTACTTTTATTACATATTGTTCAGGACTTATGGCAGCCTTACAAAAGAAAAATGGTTGTCATGCAGTCTGATCGTTCGCCTTCTTTTTCGTCCCTCTTACACTCCGAAATAAATAAAAGTCAGAACAACGGTGTAAAAGTCACAGATATCGTAGAAGATAATACTCCTTTTAATTTAGTATATAACCCGACGCATCCAGATGCGAATGACCAAGGATACGTGCAGATGCCGAACGTAGATCCTTTAAAGGAAATGACGGATTTAATTAGTGCTACTCGATCCTATGAAGCAAACGTTACGGTCTTTAATACAAACAAAAGTATATTAACAAAGGCGTTAGAAATTGGGAAATAA
- the codY gene encoding GTP-sensing pleiotropic transcriptional regulator CodY, with product MDLLGKTRKINAMLQKAAGKPVNFKEMAETLCEVIESNVFVVSRRGKLLGIAVKQQIENARMKDMLEARQFPEEYTQSLFNIQETSSNLNIESQYTAFPVENKDLFDAGLTTIVPIIGGGERLGTLVLSRLDRQFEDDDLILAEYGATVVGMEILREKAEEIEEEARSKAVVQMAISSLSYSELEAIEHIFEELNGNEGLLVASKIADRVGITRSVIVNALRKLESAGVIESRSLGMKGTYIKVLNNKFLVELEKLKSN from the coding sequence ATGGATTTATTAGGGAAAACTAGAAAGATTAATGCAATGCTACAAAAAGCAGCTGGTAAACCAGTAAACTTTAAAGAAATGGCTGAAACACTTTGCGAAGTGATCGAATCAAACGTATTCGTAGTAAGCCGTCGCGGTAAATTATTAGGAATCGCTGTTAAACAGCAAATTGAGAATGCGCGCATGAAAGATATGTTAGAAGCACGCCAGTTCCCAGAAGAATATACTCAAAGCCTATTTAACATTCAAGAAACATCTTCTAACTTAAACATTGAAAGTCAATATACAGCTTTCCCAGTTGAAAATAAAGACTTATTTGATGCAGGACTAACAACAATCGTTCCAATTATCGGAGGCGGAGAGCGTCTAGGTACGCTTGTACTATCTCGTTTAGACCGTCAGTTCGAAGACGATGATTTAATCCTTGCTGAATACGGTGCAACGGTAGTAGGTATGGAAATTCTTCGTGAAAAAGCAGAAGAAATTGAAGAAGAAGCACGTAGCAAAGCTGTTGTACAAATGGCAATTAGCTCATTATCATACAGTGAGTTAGAAGCTATTGAGCACATCTTTGAAGAGTTAAATGGAAATGAAGGACTATTAGTAGCAAGTAAAATTGCTGACCGCGTTGGAATTACACGTTCAGTAATCGTAAATGCGCTACGTAAATTAGAAAGCGCTGGCGTTATCGAATCACGTTCTTTAGGAATGAAAGGAACTTACATTAAAGTTCTTAACAACAAATTCTTAGTAGAGCTTGAAAAATTAAAATCTAACTAA
- the hslU gene encoding HslU--HslV peptidase ATPase subunit, whose amino-acid sequence MNSHLTPRQIVEKLDQYIIGQTKAKKAVAVALRNRYRRGLLDESLRDEVVPKNILMIGPTGVGKTEIARRLAKLVGAPFIKVEATKFTEVGYVGRDVESMVRDLVETSVRLVKEEKMNGVRDRAEENANKRIVELLVPSKKKQQSFKNPFEMIFSNGTQSSDTDPDQDEETNIATKRKQIAHQLALGELENHYVTIEVEEQQPSMFDMLQGSGMEQMGMNMQDALSNFMPKKQKKRKLTVKDARKVLTNEEAQKLIDMDEVTQEAVNRAEQYGIIFIDEIDKIAQKGGNSSSADVSREGVQRDILPIVEGSTIVTKYGAVKTDHVLFVAAGAFHVSKPSDLIPELQGRFPIRVELTKLTVEDFINILVEPDNALLKQYAALLETEGIQIEFSDDAIRKIAEIAYQVNQDTDNIGARRLHTILERLLEDLSFEAPEVTLEKIVITPQYVEEKLEKIAKNKDLSQFIL is encoded by the coding sequence ATGAATTCTCATTTAACACCTCGACAAATTGTAGAAAAGCTCGATCAGTATATTATTGGTCAAACGAAGGCAAAGAAAGCGGTCGCTGTTGCGCTGCGAAATCGCTATCGACGCGGTCTGCTAGACGAATCTTTACGTGATGAAGTTGTGCCGAAAAACATTTTAATGATTGGTCCTACAGGTGTGGGTAAAACCGAGATTGCACGCCGCTTAGCTAAGCTTGTCGGTGCACCTTTTATTAAGGTTGAGGCAACAAAATTTACGGAAGTTGGATATGTAGGACGCGATGTAGAATCAATGGTTCGTGATTTAGTGGAAACGTCAGTGCGACTTGTGAAAGAAGAAAAAATGAACGGCGTGCGTGATCGCGCAGAAGAAAATGCAAACAAGCGGATAGTAGAGCTTCTTGTTCCAAGCAAAAAGAAGCAGCAATCGTTTAAAAATCCGTTTGAAATGATTTTTTCAAACGGTACACAGTCAAGCGATACGGATCCTGATCAAGATGAGGAAACGAATATTGCAACGAAGCGCAAGCAGATTGCTCATCAGCTTGCTTTAGGAGAGCTTGAAAATCATTATGTCACAATTGAAGTAGAAGAGCAACAGCCTTCTATGTTTGATATGTTACAAGGTTCGGGTATGGAACAAATGGGCATGAACATGCAGGATGCCTTAAGCAATTTTATGCCTAAAAAACAAAAAAAGCGCAAACTTACTGTTAAAGATGCACGAAAAGTATTAACAAATGAAGAAGCGCAAAAATTGATTGATATGGATGAAGTGACGCAAGAAGCTGTGAATCGTGCAGAACAATACGGAATTATTTTCATTGACGAAATTGATAAAATTGCTCAGAAAGGTGGTAATTCATCTTCCGCTGATGTTTCACGCGAAGGCGTGCAGCGAGATATTTTACCAATTGTAGAAGGGTCAACGATTGTTACAAAATATGGCGCAGTCAAAACTGATCATGTTTTATTTGTAGCAGCCGGTGCTTTCCATGTATCAAAACCGTCGGATTTAATTCCAGAATTGCAAGGTCGATTCCCAATTCGCGTTGAATTAACGAAGCTAACCGTTGAAGATTTTATAAACATTTTAGTAGAGCCAGATAATGCGTTATTAAAGCAATATGCGGCATTATTGGAAACTGAAGGTATACAAATTGAATTTTCTGACGATGCTATACGTAAGATTGCAGAAATTGCATATCAGGTAAATCAAGATACAGACAATATTGGTGCAAGAAGGCTTCATACGATTTTAGAACGTTTGCTAGAGGATTTATCGTTTGAAGCACCAGAAGTAACATTAGAGAAAATTGTGATTACTCCGCAGTACGTGGAAGAAAAATTAGAAAAAATCGCTAAAAACAAAGATTTGAGTCAATTTATTTTATAG
- the hslV gene encoding ATP-dependent protease subunit HslV produces the protein MSTFHATTIFAVQHNGQCAMSGDGQVTFGNAVVMKHTARKVRRLFQGQVLAGFAGSVADAFTLFELFETKLEEYNGNLQRAAVELAKQWRSDKVLRKLEAMLIVMNKDNLLLVSGTGEVIEPDDGILAIGSGGNYALSAGRALKQHAGEHLTAKEIAKAALDVASEICVYTNDHIIVEEL, from the coding sequence TTGTCTACTTTCCATGCTACTACGATTTTTGCGGTTCAGCATAACGGTCAATGTGCCATGTCTGGGGACGGACAAGTAACGTTCGGAAACGCTGTTGTGATGAAACATACTGCTCGAAAAGTAAGACGTCTATTTCAAGGGCAAGTTCTTGCCGGCTTTGCAGGTTCAGTAGCTGATGCATTCACTCTTTTTGAATTATTTGAAACGAAGCTTGAAGAGTATAACGGAAATCTTCAGCGTGCAGCCGTTGAGCTTGCTAAACAATGGAGAAGTGACAAAGTATTGCGAAAGTTAGAAGCAATGCTTATTGTTATGAACAAAGATAACTTACTGTTAGTATCAGGAACGGGTGAAGTTATTGAACCGGACGACGGCATTTTAGCAATTGGATCAGGCGGAAATTATGCTTTATCAGCGGGACGTGCATTAAAACAACATGCAGGCGAACATTTAACAGCTAAAGAAATTGCAAAAGCAGCTTTAGATGTAGCAAGTGAGATATGTGTTTATACAAATGATCATATTATTGTAGAAGAACTGTAG
- the xerC gene encoding tyrosine recombinase XerC encodes MEFVKDVLNSFLEYLQIEKNYSKYTVDCYEKDIGIFMSFMQEEQIQNLQSVTYADARLFLTRLYEKQYSKRSMSRKISCLRTFYRYLNREELVEDNPFALVTLPKKEERNPRFLYEEEIVKLFQMNDLTTSLGQRNQSLLELLYATGIRVSECASIKLSDIDFSLQTLLVYGKGKKQRYVPFGCYAKDALRVYIDNGRKLLLKKAPSDTHSLFLNYKGTPLTDRGIRLVIDQLVKKTAENIHISPHVLRHTFATHMLNEGADLRTVQEMLGHEHLSTTQIYTHVTKDRLKAVYMNHHPRA; translated from the coding sequence CTGGAATTTGTTAAAGATGTATTAAATTCCTTTCTAGAATATTTACAAATTGAGAAAAATTATTCAAAATATACAGTTGACTGCTATGAAAAAGACATAGGTATCTTCATGTCTTTTATGCAGGAAGAGCAAATACAAAACCTACAAAGTGTTACATATGCTGATGCAAGGCTGTTTTTAACACGCCTATATGAAAAGCAGTATTCAAAAAGATCGATGTCACGCAAAATTTCTTGTTTGAGAACGTTTTATCGTTACTTAAATAGAGAAGAATTAGTAGAAGATAATCCATTTGCGCTCGTTACCCTTCCTAAAAAGGAAGAGCGAAATCCTCGCTTCCTGTATGAAGAGGAGATTGTGAAATTATTTCAAATGAATGACTTAACAACTTCGTTAGGGCAGCGTAATCAGTCTCTATTAGAATTGCTGTATGCCACCGGAATACGAGTGAGTGAATGTGCATCTATTAAGCTTAGCGATATAGATTTTTCACTTCAAACTTTGCTCGTATATGGCAAAGGGAAAAAACAACGGTACGTGCCATTTGGCTGTTATGCCAAGGACGCTCTTAGAGTATATATAGATAATGGAAGAAAGCTTCTTTTAAAAAAGGCTCCTTCTGATACTCATTCGCTCTTTTTAAATTATAAGGGGACACCGTTGACAGACCGAGGCATACGCTTAGTCATTGATCAGTTAGTAAAGAAGACCGCTGAGAATATACATATTAGTCCACACGTTTTACGGCATACTTTTGCGACTCATATGTTAAATGAAGGGGCAGATTTACGTACAGTTCAAGAAATGCTAGGTCATGAACATTTATCAACCACTCAAATATACACACATGTGACGAAGGATCGTTTAAAGGCAGTTTATATGAATCACCATCCTCGCGCATAA
- the trmFO gene encoding FADH(2)-oxidizing methylenetetrahydrofolate--tRNA-(uracil(54)-C(5))-methyltransferase TrmFO — protein sequence MNEQVINVIGAGLAGSEAAWQIAKRGLKVRLYEMRPVKQTPAHHTDKFAELVCSNSLRANTLTNAVGVLKEEMRLLDSVIIRSADECAVPAGGALAVDRHEFAARVTESVKNHPNVTVVNEEITEIPQGPTVIATGPLTSKDLSEKLRALTSEDYLYFYDAAAPIIEKDSIDMDKVYLKSRYDKGEAAYLNCPMTKEEFQRFHEALINAETVPLKEFEKEIYFEGCMPIEVMASRGEKTMLFGPMKPVGLEDPKTGKRPYAVVQLRQDDAAGTLYNIVGFQTHLKWGAQKEVLSLIPGLENAEVVRYGVMHRNTFINSPKLLKPTYQYRERDDLFFAGQMTGVEGYVESAASGLMAGMNAARLVLGEELVVLPQETAIGSMAHYITHTSAKNFQPMNANFGLFKELEVRIKNKQERNETLAKRALETIQNFTTK from the coding sequence ATGAATGAACAAGTAATTAATGTTATCGGAGCAGGCCTTGCTGGAAGTGAAGCAGCTTGGCAAATCGCAAAGCGCGGTTTAAAAGTCCGTCTTTATGAGATGAGACCAGTGAAGCAAACACCTGCTCATCATACGGACAAATTTGCTGAATTAGTATGTAGTAATTCACTGCGTGCGAATACATTAACAAATGCAGTTGGCGTTTTAAAAGAAGAAATGCGATTATTAGACTCTGTAATTATTCGTTCAGCAGACGAGTGTGCGGTTCCAGCAGGTGGAGCACTGGCTGTTGACCGTCACGAATTTGCCGCTCGTGTGACGGAAAGTGTTAAAAATCATCCGAACGTAACGGTTGTTAATGAAGAGATTACGGAAATTCCACAAGGACCAACTGTTATTGCAACAGGTCCGTTAACGTCAAAAGATTTATCGGAAAAGCTGCGCGCGTTAACAAGTGAAGATTATTTATATTTTTACGATGCGGCTGCACCTATTATTGAAAAAGACAGCATTGATATGGATAAAGTATATCTTAAATCTCGCTATGACAAAGGGGAAGCTGCCTATTTAAACTGTCCGATGACAAAAGAAGAATTCCAACGTTTTCATGAAGCATTAATCAATGCAGAGACGGTTCCTTTAAAAGAATTTGAGAAAGAAATTTATTTTGAGGGATGTATGCCAATTGAAGTAATGGCTTCACGCGGAGAAAAAACAATGCTCTTTGGACCAATGAAACCAGTTGGGTTAGAAGATCCGAAAACAGGAAAGCGACCTTATGCAGTTGTTCAGCTTCGTCAAGATGATGCAGCAGGTACACTATATAATATCGTAGGTTTCCAAACACATTTAAAATGGGGAGCACAAAAAGAAGTATTAAGCTTAATCCCAGGTTTAGAAAATGCAGAAGTAGTACGCTACGGAGTTATGCATAGAAATACGTTTATTAATTCTCCTAAATTGTTAAAGCCTACGTATCAATATCGTGAGCGTGATGACTTATTCTTTGCTGGACAAATGACGGGAGTAGAAGGATATGTAGAATCAGCGGCGAGCGGATTAATGGCAGGAATGAACGCAGCTCGACTTGTACTTGGTGAAGAATTGGTTGTATTGCCGCAGGAAACGGCGATTGGCAGTATGGCTCACTATATCACACATACAAGCGCTAAAAACTTCCAGCCGATGAATGCCAACTTTGGCTTATTCAAAGAATTGGAAGTGCGAATCAAAAACAAACAAGAACGAAATGAAACGCTTGCTAAAAGAGCATTGGAAACTATTCAGAATTTTACAACAAAATAA
- the topA gene encoding type I DNA topoisomerase, translated as MSDYLVIVESPAKAKTIERYLGKKYKVKASMGHVRDLPKSQMGIDIEQDYNPKYITIRGKGPVLKELKTAAKKAKKIYLAADPDREGEAIAWHLAHSLDVDIASDCRVVFNEITKEAIKESFKHPRAINMDLVDAQQARRILDRLVGYNISPLLWKKVKKGLSAGRVQSIAVRLIIDREKEIAKFIPEEYWTVKATFQKGNDQFEGQLIEYQGKKVELSNENDVTNIVKQLDGNEFSISKVTKRERKRNAAPSFTTSSLQQEAARKLNFRAKKTMMIAQQLYEGIDLGKEGTVGLITYMRTDSTRISETAQTEARDYITNAYGNQFVATEKRKEKRNSNAQDAHEAIRPTSALRKPGEVKEFLSRDQYRLYKLVWERFVASQMAPAIMDTMAVDLKNGDVTFRANGSKVKFPGFMKVYVEGNDDQVEEKENLLPDLEEGEVAYSKDIDEKQHFTQPPPRYTEARLVKTLEELGIGRPSTYAPTLDTIQKRGYVALDNKRFVPTELGEIVLELVLEFFPEILDVEFTAKMENDLDEVEDGNVQWVRVIDEFYSDFEKRLEHAEKEMREVEIKDEPAGEDCEECGSPMVYKMGRYGKFMACSNFPDCRNTKPIVKEIGVKCPKCEEGNIVERKSKKKRTFYGCDRFPGCDFVSWDKPIARKCPKCENLLVEKKQKKGTQVVCTSCDYKEEAQQ; from the coding sequence ATGTCTGACTACCTAGTAATTGTAGAATCGCCTGCAAAGGCTAAAACAATTGAACGTTATTTAGGAAAGAAATATAAAGTAAAAGCATCGATGGGACATGTTCGCGATTTACCTAAAAGTCAAATGGGAATTGATATTGAACAGGATTACAATCCGAAATATATTACAATTCGCGGGAAAGGCCCGGTTTTAAAAGAACTAAAAACAGCGGCTAAAAAAGCAAAAAAGATTTACCTAGCAGCCGATCCAGACCGTGAAGGAGAAGCGATTGCATGGCACTTGGCGCACAGTTTGGATGTAGACATTGCATCGGACTGTCGCGTAGTATTTAACGAGATTACAAAAGAAGCGATTAAAGAATCTTTTAAACATCCACGAGCAATTAATATGGATTTAGTAGATGCTCAACAAGCACGCCGTATTCTTGACAGGCTGGTTGGCTATAACATCAGTCCATTGCTGTGGAAAAAAGTGAAAAAAGGATTAAGTGCCGGAAGGGTTCAATCAATTGCAGTGAGGTTAATTATTGATCGTGAAAAAGAAATTGCAAAGTTTATCCCAGAAGAATACTGGACGGTAAAAGCAACTTTTCAAAAAGGAAACGACCAATTTGAAGGCCAGTTAATCGAATATCAAGGGAAAAAAGTAGAACTATCAAATGAAAATGATGTAACCAACATTGTTAAACAATTAGATGGAAATGAATTTTCAATTTCTAAAGTAACAAAACGTGAGCGAAAGCGTAATGCAGCTCCTTCTTTTACCACGTCTTCATTACAGCAAGAGGCAGCGCGGAAACTGAACTTCCGAGCGAAAAAAACAATGATGATTGCGCAGCAATTATATGAAGGAATTGATTTAGGAAAAGAAGGTACAGTAGGTCTTATCACGTATATGCGTACCGATTCTACTCGTATTTCAGAAACAGCTCAAACAGAAGCTAGAGATTACATTACGAACGCATACGGAAATCAGTTTGTGGCAACGGAAAAGCGTAAAGAAAAGAGAAATTCGAATGCGCAAGATGCCCACGAAGCGATTCGTCCAACTTCAGCTCTTCGTAAACCAGGAGAGGTAAAAGAGTTCTTATCGCGTGATCAGTATCGACTGTATAAGTTAGTATGGGAGCGCTTCGTTGCTAGTCAAATGGCACCTGCAATTATGGATACAATGGCTGTAGATTTGAAAAATGGAGACGTAACATTTAGAGCGAACGGCTCGAAAGTTAAATTTCCAGGCTTTATGAAAGTGTATGTTGAAGGCAATGATGATCAAGTGGAGGAAAAAGAAAATCTTCTTCCAGACTTAGAAGAAGGAGAAGTAGCTTATTCTAAGGACATCGATGAAAAGCAGCACTTCACACAGCCGCCGCCAAGATATACAGAAGCTCGTTTAGTCAAGACATTAGAAGAGCTAGGCATTGGTCGACCGTCTACATATGCTCCAACACTTGACACGATTCAAAAGCGCGGGTACGTAGCGCTCGATAACAAGCGTTTTGTTCCAACAGAACTTGGAGAAATTGTACTAGAGCTTGTATTGGAGTTTTTCCCGGAAATTTTAGATGTAGAGTTTACAGCTAAAATGGAAAACGATTTGGATGAAGTGGAAGATGGTAATGTTCAATGGGTGCGTGTTATTGACGAATTTTACAGTGATTTTGAAAAACGCTTAGAACATGCTGAAAAAGAAATGCGCGAAGTGGAGATTAAAGATGAACCTGCCGGAGAAGATTGTGAAGAATGCGGTTCACCTATGGTATACAAAATGGGGCGCTACGGAAAATTTATGGCATGCTCTAATTTCCCTGACTGCCGCAACACGAAGCCAATTGTAAAAGAAATTGGCGTAAAGTGTCCGAAATGTGAAGAAGGAAATATCGTTGAGCGAAAATCGAAGAAAAAGCGTACATTTTATGGCTGTGATCGATTCCCAGGCTGTGACTTCGTATCTTGGGATAAGCCAATTGCAAGAAAATGTCCGAAATGTGAAAATCTGCTTGTGGAGAAGAAACAGAAAAAAGGAACTCAAGTCGTCTGTACAAGTTGTGATTATAAAGAGGAAGCTCAGCAGTAA
- the dprA gene encoding DNA-processing protein DprA: protein MSDLREKLIHLAHCPSVNWKQIFTLLQQNSSLQNLYEYSPSQLQKLLTLSIERANQIKKDLQTIPIRDILDKYDAENIQCITILDDEYPELLRHIYDPPWVLFARGKVSLLHAPESLSVVGTRNPTSYGTAALTHIVKPMLHEEFVVVSGLALGIDQAAHELAIAEKAKTIAVLGGGFYNIYPRGNQNLAREIAQHHLLLSEYAPFMKPTKWFFPRRNRIISGLTGGTLVVQAKERSGSFITADQALQQGREVFAIPGSIFEETSCGTNKLIQLGAKLVQSAADITDEMMYIR, encoded by the coding sequence ATGTCTGATTTACGGGAAAAATTAATTCATTTAGCACATTGTCCATCTGTTAATTGGAAACAAATTTTTACGCTACTTCAACAGAATTCTTCATTACAAAATCTCTACGAGTACTCTCCATCACAGCTTCAAAAACTATTGACTCTCTCGATTGAACGTGCTAATCAAATAAAAAAAGATTTGCAAACTATTCCAATACGAGATATTCTAGATAAATATGACGCTGAGAATATTCAATGTATCACCATCCTAGATGATGAATATCCTGAGCTTTTGCGCCATATTTATGATCCGCCTTGGGTATTATTTGCAAGAGGAAAGGTTTCTCTTCTACACGCTCCAGAAAGCTTAAGCGTTGTAGGAACAAGGAATCCCACTTCATATGGAACTGCAGCTCTGACTCATATTGTTAAGCCGATGCTGCATGAAGAATTTGTCGTTGTAAGTGGACTAGCCTTAGGAATTGACCAGGCTGCTCATGAACTGGCTATCGCTGAAAAAGCTAAAACGATTGCAGTTTTAGGCGGAGGGTTTTATAATATTTACCCAAGAGGAAACCAAAATTTAGCAAGAGAAATTGCGCAGCATCATTTGCTGCTTTCTGAATATGCCCCGTTTATGAAGCCGACGAAATGGTTTTTCCCTCGCAGAAACAGAATCATTAGCGGATTAACAGGAGGCACGTTGGTGGTGCAAGCAAAAGAAAGAAGTGGATCTTTTATTACCGCCGACCAGGCGCTTCAGCAAGGAAGAGAAGTATTTGCCATACCGGGTTCTATTTTTGAAGAAACATCATGTGGAACGAATAAGTTAATCCAATTAGGGGCAAAACTTGTGCAAAGCGCTGCTGATATTACAGATGAAATGATGTATATAAGATGA
- the sucD gene encoding succinate--CoA ligase subunit alpha, whose protein sequence is MSVFINQDTKVIVQGITGGVGLFHTQQMLEYGTKIVGGVTPGKGGLEVEGVPVFNTVAEAKEKTGATASVVYVPPAFAADSIIEAVDADLDLVICITEGIPVLDMVKVKRYMEGKRTRLVGPNCPGVITPEECKIGIMPGYIHKKGHVGVVSRSGTLTYEAVHQLSEAGIGQSTAVGIGGDPVNGTNFIDVLKAFNEDEDTYAVIMIGEIGGTAEEEAAEWVKANMTKPVVGFIGGQTAPPGKRMGHAGAIISGGKGTASEKIKTMNECGIQVAETPSVMGETLIKVLKEQGIYEQCKTH, encoded by the coding sequence ATGAGCGTATTTATTAATCAAGATACAAAAGTAATTGTACAAGGAATTACAGGCGGAGTTGGCCTTTTTCATACACAGCAAATGTTAGAATATGGAACAAAAATTGTTGGTGGCGTAACGCCAGGTAAAGGCGGCTTAGAAGTAGAAGGTGTTCCGGTATTTAATACGGTTGCCGAGGCAAAAGAAAAAACAGGCGCAACGGCTTCTGTTGTATATGTTCCGCCAGCATTCGCAGCTGACTCCATTATTGAAGCAGTTGACGCAGATTTAGATTTAGTTATTTGTATTACGGAAGGTATTCCAGTATTAGATATGGTAAAAGTAAAGCGTTATATGGAAGGAAAACGTACGCGCCTTGTAGGACCTAACTGCCCAGGTGTTATTACACCGGAAGAATGTAAAATTGGAATTATGCCAGGGTACATTCACAAAAAAGGTCATGTAGGTGTAGTTTCACGTTCTGGTACATTAACATATGAAGCTGTTCATCAACTTTCTGAAGCTGGCATTGGCCAATCAACAGCTGTTGGTATCGGCGGTGACCCAGTGAATGGCACGAACTTTATCGATGTATTAAAAGCGTTTAATGAAGATGAAGATACGTATGCAGTAATTATGATTGGGGAAATCGGCGGTACGGCAGAAGAAGAAGCGGCAGAATGGGTAAAAGCAAATATGACAAAACCTGTGGTCGGCTTCATTGGCGGTCAAACAGCACCTCCAGGAAAACGTATGGGCCATGCTGGTGCTATTATTTCAGGTGGTAAAGGGACAGCGTCTGAAAAAATTAAAACAATGAATGAGTGCGGTATCCAAGTAGCTGAAACACCATCTGTTATGGGAGAAACACTTATTAAAGTGTTAAAAGAACAAGGCATTTACGAGCAGTGTAAGACTCATTAA